The following are encoded together in the Lathyrus oleraceus cultivar Zhongwan6 chromosome 3, CAAS_Psat_ZW6_1.0, whole genome shotgun sequence genome:
- the LOC127132501 gene encoding transcription factor PIF3, with product MMHLHEFYGMSKQKVDHKEINKDQSSVHKNDLLELVSENDQISVQVQSRGEKSPTCKTLPSHTLKGHHDDLIMMPSLLHQCQPSLENDIPSSSTIVNFTHFAKPVAIVKANLLKISLSSSRSQSVGIKNNRPDLKYLKPKSPEQDADVFKVGRTSNQVLGKSGRYCQKDVEKCTKPAEVSSSVCSDNRAYRDSDDPNQNLKGKNIYSEDFDWHSQSEDVEDESVGIKKKAHGRGGFGSKRNRSAEVHNLSERKRRDTINEKMRTLQELIPNCNKVDKASMLDEAIEYLKTLQLQLEIMSMRGGGLYMPMMLPAGMQQMHMSPFSAMQMGLGVPQFEGTHLPAAHASGLSALHGMAAARPNPQMFGLPCHGLHMPMPCAPMFSFPMPNVNSQQVMQNINNECNSTNPMSIQCEATIGRVSSTNDKEAFTLDNEDKPAIEKCNETY from the exons ACACAAAAACGATTTGCTTGAGCTGGTTTCGGAAAATGACCAGATTTCAGTGCAGGTTCAATCTAGAGGTGAAAAGAGTCCAACTTGTAAGACTTTACCGTCTCATACTCTTAAGGGTCATCATGATGATTTGATAATGATGCCATCGCTGTTGCATCAATGTCAACCATCGCTTGAAAATGACATTCCATCTTCCTCAACCATAGTGAATTTCACCCATTTTGCAAAACCTGTTGCTATTGTGAAGGCTAATCTTCTGAAAATTAGTTTGTCTTCTTCAAGATCACAAAGTGTGGGAATAAAGAACAATAGGCCTGATTTGAAATATTTGAAGCCGAAATCTCCAGAGCAGGACGCAGATGTCTTCAAGGTTGGTCGAACTTCGAATCAAGTTCTTGGTAAAAGTGGTAGATATTGTCAAAAAGATGTCGAAAAATGTACGAAACCAGCAGAAGTCTCTTCTTCTGTTTGCTCGGATAATAGAGCATATAGAGACTCAGATGACCCGAATCAAAATTTGAAGGGAAAAAATATATACTCTGAGGATTTCGATTGGCACAGCCAAAGTGAA GACGTTGAGGATGAATCGGTCGGTATTAAAAAGAAAGCTCATGGACGAGGAGGTTTTGGCTCGAAGAGAAACCGTTCGGCTGAAGTACACAATCTATCTGAAAGG AAACGAAGAGACACGATCAATGAGAAGATGCGGACATTGCAAGAACTCATACCGAATTGCAATAAG GTGGATAAAGCTTCCATGCTGGATGAGGCAATTGAGTATCTTAAAACCCTTCAACTCCAACTGGAA ATAATGTCAATGAGAGGAGGTGGTTTATACATGCCGATGATGTTACCTGCGGGAATGCAGCAGATGCATATGTCTCCCTTTTCAGCCATGCAAATGGGGTTAGGGGTGCCTCAATTTGAAGGAACTCATCTACCAGCTGCACATGCATCTGGACTTTCTGCTTTACATGGGATGGCGGCGGCAAGGCCAAATCCTCAAATGTTCGGACTTCCTTGCCATGGACTCCACATGCCAATGCCGTGCGCTCCAATGTTTTCTTTTCCAATGCCAAATGTGAACTCACAACAAGTTATGCAAAACATCAATAATGAATGTAACTCCACAAACCCAATGTCTATCCAG TGTGAAGCAACAATTGGTCGTGTTTCATCGACAAATGACAAAGAAGCTTTTACTCTCGATAATGAAGACAAGCCCGCGATTGAAAAATGTAACGA AACTTACTAA